The following are encoded together in the Proteiniborus ethanoligenes genome:
- a CDS encoding helix-turn-helix domain-containing protein — protein MSISYKKLWKLLIDRDMKKKDLREAAGISTASMAKLGKNENVNTEILVKICKALKCDISDIMEIVDEND, from the coding sequence ATGTCCATAAGTTATAAAAAGCTTTGGAAACTTCTAATAGATAGAGACATGAAAAAAAAGGACTTAAGAGAAGCCGCTGGTATTAGTACTGCTTCAATGGCTAAACTCGGAAAAAATGAAAATGTTAATACTGAGATTTTAGTAAAAATATGCAAGGCTCTTAAATGTGATATTTCAGATATTATGGAGATAGTAGATGAAAATGATTAA